One window of Campylobacter sp. RM12651 genomic DNA carries:
- a CDS encoding LPS assembly protein LptD, with translation MIKKISYLILLIGLLYSNQIEIQSDEFIKKDNYIISNKDILLFKENYFARANSGKYNQDTKELELFGDVFLINNNQTTISNYAKINLGNSCANFDNFFISDSFIEVWLKSKNSSYINGDFIVKNASVSSCDVANPEWSIDFKEGIYNTKTQDLVLKGMVLRFKNIPIFYMPYFAINTDDSRKTGFLVPKLSIKSKEAIHYEQPFFWAINHRMDLELRPQIRTNRGYGIYSNFRFVDSPYSKGNIGVGYFKEFNSYFNKEELKFGEHYGFNMHYERDKIFNTNNKNQEGLYLDFLRISDIDYLNLSSFLDNNDEAIITSKFNYFYTDNKDYFGLYAKYYQDTSSINQDYTLQEIPNLHYHRFYDTLFDNHINYKADFSYSNFYRREGSTLNRFHFYVPIEFNKSLFNDYINFVLNEEFELGLNFYNNYSRRDDYNFNSTHSAFIYTNLFRKYDYILHNINFGFGASLRTGSKEIENEFFIPNTYDDLTFNIELSQIIFSDNDKKLKHSLTLRTEDSKFNILSNQFKYYFNNNFNINNTTEYSFKNSNIDRFFIEGVYTTQPFKISSGFYYNKIDELLVKNKPYDRFLTSKFQYEFMPYNIIYSQAWFNLNSKKFENYSIGFTHKKRCINYSLEFKESTTAKLTQMGVKSVRDRGVYLKFNLYPIGGVRYNFALRGDDTYDF, from the coding sequence TTGATTAAAAAAATATCTTATTTGATATTGCTTATTGGCTTACTTTATTCAAATCAAATTGAAATTCAATCAGATGAGTTTATAAAAAAAGATAATTATATAATCTCAAATAAAGATATATTGTTGTTTAAAGAAAATTATTTTGCAAGAGCAAATAGTGGTAAATATAATCAAGATACAAAAGAATTAGAATTATTTGGAGATGTATTTTTAATAAACAATAATCAAACTACTATATCAAATTATGCAAAAATTAATTTAGGTAATTCTTGTGCAAATTTTGATAATTTTTTTATAAGCGATTCTTTTATTGAAGTATGGTTAAAAAGTAAGAATAGTTCTTATATAAATGGTGATTTTATTGTAAAAAATGCAAGTGTTAGTTCTTGTGATGTTGCAAATCCTGAATGGAGTATTGATTTTAAGGAAGGCATTTATAATACTAAAACTCAAGATTTAGTATTAAAAGGTATGGTTTTAAGATTTAAAAATATACCAATTTTTTATATGCCATATTTTGCTATTAATACAGATGATAGTAGAAAAACTGGTTTTTTGGTTCCTAAATTATCAATAAAAAGCAAAGAAGCTATTCATTATGAGCAACCATTTTTTTGGGCGATTAATCATAGAATGGATTTAGAATTAAGACCACAAATTAGAACAAATAGGGGTTATGGAATTTATTCTAATTTTCGTTTTGTTGATAGCCCTTATTCTAAAGGAAATATAGGAGTTGGGTATTTTAAAGAATTTAATAGTTATTTTAATAAAGAAGAATTGAAATTTGGCGAGCATTATGGATTTAATATGCACTATGAAAGAGATAAAATCTTTAATACAAATAACAAAAATCAAGAAGGATTATATTTAGACTTTTTAAGAATTAGTGATATTGATTATTTGAATTTATCTAGTTTTTTAGATAATAATGATGAAGCTATAATAACTTCAAAATTTAATTATTTTTATACAGATAATAAAGATTATTTCGGTTTATATGCTAAATATTATCAAGACACTTCAAGTATTAATCAAGATTATACTTTACAAGAAATTCCAAATCTACATTATCATAGATTTTATGATACTTTATTTGATAATCATATTAACTATAAAGCAGATTTTTCATATAGCAATTTTTATAGAAGAGAAGGTAGCACATTAAATAGATTTCATTTTTATGTTCCAATTGAGTTTAATAAAAGCTTATTTAATGATTATATTAACTTTGTTTTAAATGAAGAATTTGAATTAGGACTTAACTTTTATAACAATTATAGTAGAAGAGATGATTATAATTTTAATTCTACTCATAGTGCTTTTATATATACTAATTTATTTAGAAAGTATGATTATATATTGCATAATATTAATTTTGGTTTTGGTGCTAGTCTTAGGACTGGTTCAAAAGAAATAGAAAATGAATTTTTCATACCAAATACTTATGATGATTTAACCTTTAATATTGAGTTATCTCAAATAATTTTTAGTGATAATGATAAAAAACTTAAGCATTCTTTAACGCTTAGGACAGAAGATTCTAAGTTTAATATTTTAAGCAATCAGTTTAAGTATTATTTTAATAATAATTTTAATATTAATAATACTACGGAGTATTCGTTTAAAAATTCTAATATTGATAGATTTTTTATAGAAGGAGTATATACAACCCAGCCATTTAAAATAAGTTCTGGATTTTATTATAATAAAATTGATGAGCTTCTTGTGAAAAATAAGCCTTATGATAGATTTTTAACTAGTAAATTTCAATATGAATTTATGCCTTATAATATAATATATTCTCAAGCTTGGTTTAATTTAAATAGTAAGAAATTTGAAAACTATAGTATAGGTTTTACTCATAAAAAAAGATGTATAAATTATTCTTTAGAATTTAAAGAAAGCACAACAGCTAAACTTACTCAAATGGGTGTAAAATCTGTAAGAGATAGGGGGGTTTATTTGAAATTCAATCTTTATCCAATAGGCGGTGTAAGATATAATTTTGCTTTAAGAGGTGATGATACTTATGATTTTTGA
- the mnmE gene encoding tRNA uridine-5-carboxymethylaminomethyl(34) synthesis GTPase MnmE: MNSTIVALASASGNGAISIIRLSGEKALEIASKLLSQKNAEKLKNNPRYAHFFKLFYENEFVDEGIIIYFKAPFSFTGEDCVEFQIHGGFTNAQNILMILNKLGARFARAGEFSKRACLNNKMSLEKALLINELIAAKSENARKIISKNIDGAFKELITNTQDELIKTLAYLETAIDYADDDLPEDILENAKAKLLNNAKELETIAIRSEKKRGLIEGFNLAIIGKPNVGKSSLLNALLSFNRAIVSDIAGTTRDSIEEYLNYHGHLIKLVDTAGIRQSDDLIEELGIKRSYEAINKADIVLFLIDSSKECLEDELKLLEYIKNSGKKYFIVQNKSDLAQVNTLEGIKISALNNDIKALEFELKNYLNSQLDNELVLTNTDLISAFYSASENIYLAIDNFNELEICAYYLNESLNKLSLFGKKTGSDELFDAMFSEFCLGK; this comes from the coding sequence ATGAATAGCACAATAGTAGCACTTGCTAGTGCTAGTGGAAATGGTGCTATTAGTATTATTAGATTAAGTGGGGAAAAAGCTTTAGAAATAGCATCAAAATTATTAAGTCAAAAAAACGCAGAAAAATTAAAAAATAATCCCCGCTATGCTCACTTTTTTAAACTATTTTACGAAAATGAATTTGTTGATGAAGGCATTATAATTTATTTTAAAGCCCCTTTTTCTTTTACTGGTGAAGATTGCGTAGAGTTTCAAATTCACGGCGGTTTTACAAACGCACAAAATATACTTATGATTTTAAATAAATTAGGTGCTAGATTTGCAAGAGCAGGGGAATTTAGCAAAAGAGCTTGTTTAAACAATAAAATGAGTTTAGAAAAAGCACTTTTAATAAATGAATTAATTGCTGCAAAGAGTGAAAATGCAAGAAAAATAATATCTAAGAATATAGATGGAGCTTTTAAAGAATTAATCACTAACACCCAAGATGAGTTAATTAAAACTTTAGCTTATTTAGAAACCGCAATTGATTATGCTGATGATGATTTGCCTGAAGATATTTTAGAAAATGCTAAAGCAAAACTACTTAATAACGCTAAAGAATTAGAAACAATTGCAATTAGAAGTGAGAAAAAAAGAGGCTTAATAGAAGGATTTAACCTAGCAATTATTGGAAAACCAAATGTAGGTAAAAGCTCTTTATTAAATGCTTTATTATCATTTAATAGAGCAATAGTTAGTGATATTGCAGGAACTACAAGAGATAGTATTGAAGAGTATTTAAACTATCACGGACATTTAATAAAATTAGTTGATACTGCAGGAATTAGACAAAGTGATGATTTGATAGAAGAATTAGGCATTAAAAGAAGCTATGAGGCTATTAATAAAGCTGATATAGTATTGTTTTTAATTGATTCATCAAAAGAATGCTTAGAAGATGAATTAAAACTTTTAGAATACATTAAAAATAGTGGTAAAAAATATTTTATAGTTCAAAATAAAAGCGACTTAGCTCAAGTAAATACTTTAGAAGGTATTAAAATATCAGCATTAAATAATGATATAAAAGCTTTAGAATTTGAATTAAAAAATTATTTAAATTCTCAATTAGACAATGAATTGGTTTTAACAAATACTGATTTAATAAGTGCGTTTTATAGTGCTAGTGAGAATATTTATTTAGCTATAGATAATTTTAATGAGCTTGAAATTTGTGCTTATTATTTAAACGAAAGTTTAAATAAACTATCTCTTTTTGGTAAAAAAACAGGAAGCGATGAATTGTTTGATGCAATGTTTTCTGAGTTTTGCTTGGGTAAGTAA
- a CDS encoding LysE family transporter: MNDLFDGILLGLGVCVPFGPVNILILSYALKSFKNAFSLGFGAFVADLLYLSLLSFSVLEFIKNDLFLNILSIFGFIFLSYLAFLMLKPVKDINLHKNLENTNIFSNFIKGFLLNLANPYVITFWLSVATMLSTKQNPIYLFLGLSVSILIWIFSLSFFVYKYTNLFSVKVLKIINIISAFILEYFAIMLVLRRFYDF; this comes from the coding sequence ATGAATGATTTATTTGATGGGATATTATTAGGACTTGGAGTTTGCGTTCCTTTTGGTCCTGTTAATATTCTAATTTTAAGTTATGCACTAAAATCTTTTAAGAATGCTTTTTCTTTAGGTTTTGGTGCTTTTGTTGCTGATTTGCTTTATTTATCATTATTAAGCTTTAGCGTTTTAGAATTTATTAAAAATGATTTATTTTTAAATATTTTAAGTATTTTTGGCTTTATATTTTTAAGTTATTTAGCATTTTTAATGCTAAAGCCAGTAAAAGATATAAATCTTCATAAGAATTTAGAAAATACAAATATATTTAGTAATTTTATTAAAGGATTTTTACTAAATCTAGCAAATCCTTATGTAATCACATTTTGGCTTAGCGTTGCAACTATGCTAAGCACTAAACAAAATCCTATATATTTATTTTTAGGACTTAGCGTTAGCATACTTATTTGGATATTTTCGCTTTCGTTTTTTGTATATAAATATACAAATTTATTTAGTGTAAAAGTGCTAAAGATTATTAATATAATTTCTGCTTTTATTTTAGAATATTTTGCGATTATGCTTGTTTTAAGGAGATTTTATGACTTTTAA
- a CDS encoding ComF family protein: MLCYNCSKPTFKIFCKTCEKEFKLLECKRRILDDGLEVISFYKYSKIKKLLNHKHFISGYFILNKLASYSYKRFHFDNELAYAIGLDDDCSSGYSHTAILIKNMKSKNIIPLYNAIKAKNKIIYKGKSLSFRKKNKRKYELQKTLDLPVILVDDIITSGESLKQANLVLKKAKIKVLFAVVLADAKV; encoded by the coding sequence ATGCTATGTTATAATTGCTCTAAGCCTACATTTAAGATTTTTTGTAAAACTTGTGAAAAAGAATTTAAATTACTTGAATGTAAAAGAAGAATTTTAGATGATGGTTTAGAAGTAATTAGCTTTTATAAATATTCTAAAATTAAAAAACTATTAAATCACAAGCATTTTATTAGTGGATATTTTATATTAAATAAACTCGCATCTTATTCTTATAAAAGATTTCATTTTGATAATGAATTAGCTTATGCTATAGGCTTAGATGATGATTGTTCTAGCGGGTATTCTCATACGGCAATACTTATTAAAAATATGAAATCAAAAAATATTATCCCATTATATAACGCAATTAAAGCAAAAAATAAGATTATTTATAAAGGTAAAAGCCTTTCATTTAGAAAGAAAAATAAAAGAAAATATGAATTGCAAAAGACCTTGGATTTACCTGTAATTTTAGTAGATGATATTATCACTTCAGGTGAGTCTTTAAAACAAGCGAATTTAGTGCTTAAAAAAGCTAAAATTAAGGTTCTTTTTGCGGTCGTATTAGCCGATGCGAAAGTTTAG
- a CDS encoding Jag N-terminal domain-containing protein: MQIVDKTLEGAIDRAIKETNCSIRELEYEIIQLPKAGFLGFFKKDAIIEVKVKKKIEINIIEDIAKDLKNLFCSEYFDVRDVVVTPANENSVNVEFIANSYESLIGKDAHKYKALDTIVNHLINIKYNLHARVEICGVLAKLRENLEKHLSEVKTKIDEVGKAQTRPLETSLLNLVYEELLKEFSHKNIVIKDSSLGRYIAIYGEFKKQ; the protein is encoded by the coding sequence ATGCAAATAGTTGATAAAACACTAGAAGGTGCTATTGATAGAGCAATTAAGGAAACTAATTGCTCTATTAGAGAATTAGAGTATGAAATAATTCAATTGCCAAAAGCTGGTTTTTTAGGTTTTTTTAAAAAAGATGCAATAATTGAAGTAAAAGTTAAGAAAAAAATTGAAATTAATATTATTGAAGATATTGCAAAAGATTTAAAAAATTTATTTTGTAGTGAATATTTTGATGTAAGAGATGTTGTGGTAACTCCAGCTAATGAAAATAGTGTAAATGTAGAATTTATTGCAAATTCTTATGAAAGTTTAATAGGAAAAGACGCACATAAATACAAAGCACTAGATACTATTGTAAATCATCTAATAAACATTAAATACAATCTTCACGCAAGAGTTGAGATTTGTGGTGTTCTTGCTAAGTTAAGAGAAAATCTTGAAAAGCATTTAAGCGAAGTAAAGACAAAAATTGATGAAGTAGGTAAGGCCCAAACAAGACCATTAGAAACAAGTTTATTAAATCTAGTATATGAAGAATTACTAAAAGAATTTTCTCATAAAAATATAGTTATAAAAGATAGTTCTTTAGGAAGATACATTGCAATTTATGGAGAATTTAAAAAACAATGA
- a CDS encoding polyribonucleotide nucleotidyltransferase yields MKKIIKINDKELVFELDLVAKQANASVLMTCGKTVMLASVAREDECVSEDFLPLTVSYVEKTYAAGKIPGGFVKRETKPSDYETLTSRIIDRTLRPLFPKGYLHPTHIVVMLLSVEENVDIQPLALYAASAALFLSDIEIVYPAVGVRVAKDENGFVLNPDLNSLELSSLDLFVSGLKDELLMIEMKANETNNSMNEMSESELLQALEFAKGSILNISNDFYNTFKEYKKSYEFNYKADSENLAVYEYLEKNYLEDIKFAINKMAKSERASELKAIAKKVVLDEEFINNNWSEAELDYELNRIKKHIVRKQILKERRRADGRALDEVRPISILTNILPNAHGSCLFTRGQTQALVVCTLGSDNDAQAIELLNNKSTTYERFMFNYNFPGFCVGEASPLKAPSRRELGHGNLAKRALSSSVSKDYAHTIRIVSEILESNGSSSMASVCGGSLALRAAAVPSKKLVAGVAMGLIIEDNEYAVLTDIMGLEDHDGDMDFKVAGSVDGITAMQMDIKLGGVSTEILTQALEAARKGRIHILNLMEEANSKIVINEEILPKLEIFSVSANDIPEIIGQGGKTIKEIIDKFGVSIDLDRDKNEVKISGKLVKEAKEYILNEVLKPKSKGKKQAPKVEFEIGTRFSGVVKKVANFGVFVTLQDGIDGLLHSNKIKGKSFNEGETLEVIVSEIKDGKVGLSLADE; encoded by the coding sequence ATGAAAAAAATAATTAAGATTAACGATAAAGAATTAGTATTTGAACTTGATTTAGTTGCCAAACAAGCAAATGCAAGTGTTTTAATGACTTGTGGTAAAACGGTTATGTTAGCAAGTGTTGCTAGAGAAGATGAGTGTGTTAGTGAAGATTTTTTACCATTAACCGTTAGTTATGTAGAAAAAACTTATGCAGCAGGTAAAATTCCAGGCGGTTTTGTGAAAAGAGAAACAAAACCAAGTGATTATGAGACTTTAACTTCAAGAATAATTGATAGAACATTACGCCCATTATTTCCTAAGGGTTATTTACACCCAACTCATATTGTAGTTATGCTTCTTTCGGTTGAAGAAAATGTTGATATTCAGCCACTTGCACTTTATGCAGCAAGTGCGGCTTTATTTTTAAGTGATATTGAAATTGTATATCCAGCAGTTGGGGTTAGGGTTGCTAAGGATGAAAATGGTTTTGTTCTAAATCCTGATTTAAATTCTTTAGAACTTTCAAGTCTTGATTTGTTTGTAAGTGGTCTTAAAGATGAATTATTAATGATAGAAATGAAAGCAAATGAGACTAATAATTCAATGAATGAGATGAGTGAGAGTGAGTTATTACAAGCTTTAGAATTTGCAAAAGGTAGTATTTTAAATATAAGTAATGATTTTTATAATACTTTTAAAGAATATAAAAAATCTTATGAGTTTAATTACAAAGCTGATAGTGAAAATCTAGCAGTATATGAATATTTAGAAAAAAACTATTTAGAAGATATAAAATTTGCAATTAATAAAATGGCTAAAAGCGAAAGAGCAAGTGAGCTTAAAGCTATTGCAAAAAAAGTTGTTTTAGATGAAGAATTTATAAATAATAATTGGAGTGAAGCTGAACTTGATTATGAATTAAATCGTATTAAAAAACACATAGTAAGAAAGCAAATCTTAAAAGAAAGAAGAAGAGCTGATGGGAGAGCTTTAGATGAGGTTCGTCCTATTAGTATATTGACTAATATTTTACCAAATGCGCACGGATCTTGTTTATTTACAAGGGGTCAAACTCAAGCATTAGTGGTTTGTACTTTAGGTAGCGACAATGACGCTCAAGCAATTGAATTATTAAATAATAAATCAACTACCTATGAAAGATTTATGTTTAATTATAATTTTCCTGGTTTTTGTGTAGGCGAAGCAAGTCCTTTAAAAGCACCTTCAAGAAGAGAATTAGGACACGGAAATCTAGCAAAAAGAGCTTTAAGTTCTTCAGTTAGTAAAGATTATGCTCATACTATTAGAATAGTTTCAGAAATATTAGAAAGTAATGGAAGTAGCTCAATGGCTAGTGTTTGTGGTGGCTCATTAGCTCTTCGTGCTGCAGCAGTGCCTAGTAAAAAACTAGTAGCTGGAGTTGCTATGGGACTTATAATTGAAGATAATGAATATGCTGTATTAACTGATATTATGGGCTTAGAAGATCACGATGGGGATATGGATTTTAAAGTAGCAGGTAGTGTTGATGGAATAACTGCTATGCAAATGGATATAAAATTAGGTGGGGTTAGCACTGAAATATTAACCCAAGCTTTAGAAGCTGCTAGAAAAGGAAGAATTCATATTCTTAATTTAATGGAAGAAGCAAATTCTAAAATTGTTATTAATGAAGAAATTTTACCTAAATTAGAAATATTTAGCGTAAGTGCTAATGATATTCCAGAAATTATTGGTCAAGGTGGTAAAACTATTAAAGAAATCATAGATAAATTTGGCGTTAGCATAGATTTAGATAGAGATAAAAATGAAGTAAAAATTAGTGGAAAATTAGTAAAAGAAGCTAAAGAATATATATTAAATGAAGTGTTAAAACCAAAATCTAAAGGCAAAAAACAAGCTCCTAAAGTAGAATTTGAAATAGGAACTAGATTTAGTGGCGTTGTTAAAAAAGTAGCTAATTTTGGAGTATTTGTAACCTTACAAGACGGCATTGATGGATTATTACATTCTAATAAAATCAAGGGTAAAAGCTTTAATGAGGGCGAAACGCTAGAAGTAATAGTTAGTGAAATTAAAGATGGAAAAGTAGGACTTAGTTTAGCAGATGAATGA
- a CDS encoding nitroreductase family protein has product MTFKECLDNRFSCRDFIDYELSKDELINIVELAKLSPSATNMQPAKLSFFSGKSLAKLSDDLLNAVKNNLKSQDIKLYPDIWFEPYKSRRFQTGIRLYEALNIKRDEKEKRLEQWHKNFKFFNAKNLAILHIDNGLNEGSLLDCGIFLANFLNAATYLGFSTCVLGSIAEYCDTIRENGVEGKIICGIAIGKKSSDNVNDFKTTRASNEEIIKFI; this is encoded by the coding sequence ATGACTTTTAAGGAATGTTTGGATAATAGATTTTCTTGTAGAGATTTTATTGACTATGAATTAAGTAAAGATGAATTAATTAATATAGTAGAACTTGCAAAATTAAGCCCTAGTGCAACAAATATGCAACCAGCAAAACTAAGCTTTTTTAGTGGTAAAAGTCTTGCTAAATTAAGCGATGATTTATTAAATGCTGTAAAAAATAATTTAAAAAGCCAAGATATAAAATTATATCCTGATATTTGGTTTGAACCTTATAAGAGCAGAAGATTTCAGACAGGAATTAGGCTTTATGAAGCACTTAATATAAAGCGAGATGAGAAAGAAAAAAGGCTAGAGCAATGGCATAAGAATTTTAAATTCTTTAATGCTAAAAATCTAGCAATTTTACATATTGATAATGGTTTAAACGAAGGCTCTTTGTTAGATTGTGGTATTTTTCTAGCTAATTTTTTGAATGCGGCTACATATTTAGGATTTAGCACTTGTGTTTTAGGTAGTATTGCTGAATATTGCGATACTATTAGAGAAAATGGGGTTGAAGGCAAAATTATATGTGGCATTGCAATAGGTAAAAAAAGTAGCGATAATGTAAATGATTTTAAAACTACAAGAGCAAGTAATGAAGAAATAATTAAATTTATTTAA
- a CDS encoding RDD family protein has protein sequence MDDKILEKLEKEDKQLADIVARFIAFVADFIICYILIFILMIYFINDEEIIKIRTLINNEDYINLNILLFSYVKAYFIIKFFYVLIFFYMYGATFGNMITKTKIVNCEHFDTPNFTESLNRALVFVLCEFFINGVLFVSIFFNKTRRNFADIASKSMVIKVD, from the coding sequence ATGGATGATAAAATATTAGAAAAGCTTGAAAAAGAAGATAAACAACTAGCCGATATTGTTGCTAGGTTTATTGCTTTTGTGGCTGATTTTATAATTTGCTATATTCTTATCTTTATTTTAATGATATATTTTATAAACGATGAAGAAATAATTAAAATAAGAACCTTAATAAATAACGAAGATTATATCAATTTAAATATATTGTTATTTAGCTATGTAAAAGCATATTTTATTATTAAATTCTTTTATGTTCTTATATTTTTTTATATGTATGGTGCAACTTTTGGCAATATGATTACAAAGACAAAAATTGTAAATTGCGAACATTTTGATACTCCTAATTTTACAGAATCTTTAAATAGAGCTTTAGTGTTTGTATTGTGTGAATTTTTTATAAATGGGGTATTGTTTGTATCTATATTCTTTAATAAGACAAGAAGAAACTTTGCTGATATTGCCAGCAAATCTATGGTGATTAAAGTTGATTAA
- a CDS encoding sodium:proton antiporter — translation MIFDNPLQAANKFSEKLLQYKELEGHIIIGNSIKNIPFIETIASELNLYYDMLFNKGIYAPNNECQIAKISETRDIVCIQELIEAFSITQEYILSMSTVLYDESIMGKIAKYRKSLPLSNLKGKDILLLDQGSNSGLTINVCHKSLLGLGVRSIKYASALVAADAYNYYNDLFDKVYYLEKIEHFIDKDYYYKQPLEISSEYACEILETSNYYLPYQKEINEKNN, via the coding sequence ATGATTTTTGACAATCCTTTACAAGCTGCTAATAAATTTAGTGAAAAATTATTGCAATATAAAGAATTAGAAGGGCATATAATTATAGGAAATAGTATTAAAAATATTCCTTTTATTGAGACTATTGCAAGTGAACTTAATTTATATTATGATATGCTTTTTAACAAAGGCATATATGCCCCAAATAATGAATGTCAGATAGCAAAAATTAGTGAAACAAGAGATATAGTATGTATTCAAGAATTAATTGAAGCTTTTTCCATAACTCAAGAATATATTTTATCAATGAGTACTGTGCTTTATGATGAATCAATTATGGGTAAAATTGCAAAATATAGAAAGTCTTTACCACTTAGCAATCTTAAAGGTAAGGATATCTTATTGTTAGACCAAGGTTCAAACAGCGGTTTAACTATTAATGTATGTCATAAAAGTTTATTGGGTTTAGGCGTTAGAAGTATAAAATATGCAAGTGCTTTAGTAGCTGCTGATGCTTATAATTATTATAATGATTTATTTGATAAAGTTTATTATTTAGAAAAAATAGAACATTTTATAGATAAAGATTATTACTACAAGCAACCACTTGAAATATCAAGTGAATATGCGTGTGAGATTTTAGAAACGAGCAATTATTATTTGCCATATCAAAAGGAGATAAATGAAAAAAATAATTAA
- a CDS encoding thiamine-binding protein, with the protein MSVTMDFCIFSMSDDSKSEEIAPIIEYLRKKNIKHKLGAMGTSVETDDLKSALKILNKANKLINKDRVYLVAKFDIHKSRNDNLKYKVKSVKKRLKDKE; encoded by the coding sequence ATGAGTGTTACAATGGATTTTTGTATTTTTTCTATGAGCGATGATAGTAAAAGTGAAGAAATAGCACCAATTATTGAGTATTTAAGAAAGAAAAATATAAAACACAAATTAGGTGCAATGGGAACTAGCGTAGAAACTGATGATTTAAAAAGTGCTTTAAAAATTTTAAATAAAGCAAATAAATTAATTAATAAAGATAGAGTTTATTTAGTAGCCAAATTTGACATTCACAAAAGTAGAAATGATAATCTAAAATATAAGGTAAAATCGGTTAAAAAGCGTCTAAAAGATAAAGAATAA